One window of Mixophyes fleayi isolate aMixFle1 chromosome 3, aMixFle1.hap1, whole genome shotgun sequence genomic DNA carries:
- the LOC142145006 gene encoding uncharacterized protein LOC142145006 — translation MPRPKRNAPRPARLRSPSPTPSRRHLTASASASSLQTPALTPDMPLSGDNARPPLGSSPGHFPAFRATRRSGAPSPLPPAGSRMRRTRAPSRPAGSSSAASLDDMAAGAASVSVRELSGQPQRSQQVAVTPPPQANTSGAISASPVEDRSHSHFRLCPITPPVAAQGFRSRGHNPTAPHQLHFPPSPFLPHNSGGSAWGSQHGRGQEFSRSQGHTSGHGEYRHHAGGWDTLPARASMDFRDRSEAPVWPSLRRQRLSPPASRPYTSRRVSSPGNVAGGFTHGGHGVRSDNIIVEYHHSSGGNLSPGPLPLGGRATSGFSDRMREEFSTFPSPDHLAAPNPFNVDRDINAARRRLDYLPRSQLTVPLPVSETTVTNPETRVGRNDRSGSESRDMRSAGTREDAVRDTSGGQVAATALGETSVGAGNTAPVDHQAGIRGLAEQAVAPSTLRSYQASWRRWSLFSRQKEQSEAGQRDAMLAFMWDRYSEGDSKTSMASTLAGISFMAKLQGYPDVTKHFLINKALKGWGRVRPSHSDARLPITLNILEDLIRRVGLVTSDEYEKLLFSLAFSMAFFGAFRISELVARSRGHQESGLRAEHVSLGEGTFACKIVRSKTDQSGKGSWVQLTPQQLQHICPFRLASQFMSRRPQANLFLCHSNSIPLTKYQFAAILKRTLQSLNLNSNLYGTHSFRIGAATSAALAGSSNEAIKALGRWKSTAYQSYVRIDKVID, via the exons atgccccgtcccaagagaaatgctcctcgcccggcacgcctcaggtccccctctcccaccccctcccgccgccatcttacagcctcagcctcagcctcttcCCTCCAAACCCccgccctcactccagacatgccgctaagcggcgataatgcacggccccccctgggatcctctcccgggcacttcccagcatttcgcgccactaggcgcagcggcgccccctcccctctccccccggccggttcgcgcatgcgcagaacgcgcgctccatcgcgcccggccggatccagcagcgcagccagtCTAGATGatatggctgcaggggcagccagcgtttctgttagggagcttagcgggcagcctcagcggtcccagcaagtagctgtcaccccccctccccaggctaacacatcagGTGCCATTTCAGCCAGCCccgttgaggataggagccattcccatTTCAGATTATGCCCCATCACCCCTCCTGTGGCAGCCCAgggcttcaggtcacgaggtcataaccctacagcaccccaccaattgcatttccctcccagcccattcctgccccataatagtggtggatcagcatgggggtcacaacatggcagaggtcaagagttcagcaggtccCAAGGtcatacctcgggtcacggggaataccggcaccatgcgggtgggtgggacacacttcctgccagggcctcaatggatttcagagaccggtccgaggcgcctgtatggccctctttacgccggcaacgcctgtcacctccagcgtctcgcccatacacgtcacgaagggtctcttccccggggaacgtggcgggtgggttcacccatgggggtcacggggtcaggtcTGATAATATTATAGTCGagtatcaccactccagcggcggtaatttaagtccagggcctctccccctaggggggcgggctacctccgggtttagcgatcggatgcgggaggaattttctacgttccctagccctgaccatttagcggctccTAACCCGTttaacgtagatagagacatcaacgcggcgcggcggcgcttggactatttgcccagatctcagctgactgttccccttcccgtttcagagactacagTTACAAATCCGGAgacgagggtcggtcggaacgatcgttcggggtccgagtctcgtgacATGAGGTCGGCAGGgaccagggaggatgcggtccgggacacgtctggaggacaggtcgcggcaactgcactcggggagacgtctgtcggtgctgggaatactgctcctgtcg atcatcaagccggcataagaggcctcgcggaacaagcggtagctccctccaccctgagatcctatcaggcgtcatggagacggtggtcgttgttcagcaggcagaaagagcaatccgaggcaggtcagagagatgctatgctagcctttatgtgggacagatattccgaaggtgattctaagacctctatggcatctaccctggctggtatatcatttatggccaagctgcagggttacccggacgttaccaaacattttttaattaataaggccttgaagggttgggggagagtccgtccttctcatagcgatgctcgtttaccaattacccttaacatcttggaggatttgatacggagagtgggtttggttacctcggacgaatacgagaagcttttatttagtttggctttttccatggccttctttggggcttttcgcatttcggagctggtagctaggtccagagggcatcaagagtctgggttgagagcagaacatgtcagtctgggtgaagggacctttgcctgcaaaatagttagatctaagactgatcagagcgggaagggcTCGTGGGTGCAGTTaactcctcaacagcttcagcatatctgcccgtttaggctggcgtcacagtttatgagtaggagaccccaggccaacttgtttctgtgtcacagtaatagcattcctctgactaaatatcaatttgcggccattttaaagcggaccttacagtctcttaatttaaacagcaacctatacgggactcactcatttaggatcggggcagctacatctgccgccttggcgggatcttctaacgaagctataaaagctttgggccgctggaagtccacggcttaccagtcttatgtgagaattgacaaagttattgattga